Sequence from the Molothrus ater isolate BHLD 08-10-18 breed brown headed cowbird chromosome 13, BPBGC_Mater_1.1, whole genome shotgun sequence genome:
cctgatctgggaactgcagagcagctcctgcacctgatctgggaactgcagagcagctcctgcacctgatctgggaactgcagagcagctcctacACCTGATCTgggaactgcagagcagctcctgcacctatctgggaactgcagagcagctcctgccctggatctgggaactgcagagcagctcctgcacctgatctgggaactgcagagcagctcctgtcctggatctgggaactgcagagcagcttctgtCCTGGATCTGGGAACTGCAGAGCATCTCCTGCACCTATCTGGGAACTGCAGAGCATCTCCTGTCCTGGATCTGGGAACTGCagagcatctcctgccctggaccTGGGAACTGCAGAGCATCTCCTGCACCTGATCTgggaactgcagagcagctcctgccctggacctgggaactgcagagcagctcctgcacctgatctgggaactgcagagcatctcctgccctggacctgggaactgcagagcagctcctgtcctggatctgggaactgcagagcagctcctgtcctggATCTGGGAACTGCAGAGCATCTCCTGTCCTGGATCTgggaactgcagagcagctcctgcacctgaTCTGGGAACTGCAGAGCATCTCCTACACCTGATCTGGGACCTCCCAGTGCAACATCTGCTGCTTTCAAGAGCATTATCAAGATAAAGGACAAATGAATGGAAAGAGCAGCTACCTCTAAAGGACTTGAGGAAGAAGAACAGGAATTTCACAGCTTCCCAAGTCACTCCTGGCTctctctgagcccctgcaggAGGTGCCAGAGCTCAGGTCCATTTCTCCTGGTGTGTtacctttcatttctttcagctTTGAGAAGAGCCTTTCGAAGTTCTCCAGGTCCCCATCCCTCGTGGTCAGGCTGGCCAGCTCCTGGATGTCCATATCCAGCATGGGATCTGAAATACAGCTTGGTTGAAGAGAAATGATTCTGGTTTCTCAGCAGAAAACCAGGATTTTAACAGCTGCAAATCCCATTTGCAAATTCCAATGTCataagagagaaagaaacacttAATTTACTGATGGCTCATAAAGACAAATCATGGCATTGTTACAGTGATGATTAATTTTATGGAAGAAATCCTTCCAtgtcagggtgggcaggccctggcacaggtgcccagagcagctggggctgcccctggatccctggaatgtccaaggccaggctggacagggcttggagcaccctgggacaggggaaggtgtccctgccatggcagggggtggaatgggatgagctttaacccaaaatattccagattccatgattctgtgatacatGACATGTGAGCTCATCCAGTATTTAAGATTTCTTGCTGATTCCAGGATGATGTGTccacacagagccacagagtGAATCAAAGAGTGATGAGCTGATGAGAGAACATCAGAGATCCAGATCTCACACAGGGCTGGTAAGGCAGTCCCCTCCCCTGGAATGCTGCAGGGATTCCAGGCCTCTCCTGGCCCGGGCAGtgcctgtgtgtccctgctgagctcacctgcagcactgtcaggctccaggctgtgtgtgccagctccatcctctccaCCATCTGACTGGGactcttccctctctcctggggATGGGTTGGACTGTCAGGACACAAAGATATTTCAGTATCCAGTAATGCATGAAAAAACATCAGCAGCAAATCAGGTGCTCCCTGCTTTCCTTTCAAACCCTTGCGCTTTATCTCAAAGTGTTACTGCACAACCTGTGCCATGGAAAGGCccttctgcagcactgggaattgGTGCTGCATGAAGGCATTTCAGGATggatttgttggggtttttgcaATACCACTATGGAATGACAGGTTTTGTTGTGCCCCAAAGGGGATAATCTGCATATAATCAAACCCATCTTGAATGGAGCCTTTAGTGCTCTTTCCTCTGGCTCTGTGGCACAAGGGGAGGTCCCAGCCACCCCCCAATGGAAGAAGGCAgggcctgagcagagcaggaagcagGAATTACTGGAATTACTGGAATCACTGTTTACTTCTGTCTCCGGGGTCTCTCCACAGCCACGGCTCCTGTTTGCTCCTGCCAAGGTGCTGAGGAGACCAAAGCCCTGGGTCCTGTCTGCAACAAAGCACAAAGTGCAAAATTACTGCCAATACTGGGGCTGGCCAGGTGGGAGAGGGGGTATTCCACAGCACCATGGAAAACTCTGCCAGTGCacttgaaaacacattttaagcAGAAATTTCACACCAATTCTAAGCTTTCAACTGTGTCTGCACCTTTAGCTGCTAAATATTCCCCCCAGGGAAGAGAATGTGAGCCACAGGAGATGTGGGGTCTTTTTAGAGCTTGTTGGAAGCCTCTCTCCGTTGGGATCTGAGCTGGTAAATTCCAAAtgacacagctggaaaatccAGAAGCagaatttgctgctgctggtgcccaggtTTAACCTCCATGGGAAGCAGCCCCGAGTCTGAGGTTGGATTCAGGAAAGGCAAGGAGAGCCTTTGCTCACAGCCTGAACAGGCTGAGCACAACAGTCATGGCAAAGAAAACTGTTAAATATCTAATTCAGAATTCCTGGGTGGATTCATCCATCAAATCCAGGGCTTCTTCTCACTGCAAGGTGCTCTGGGTTCTCCCCTCTGCTGGCCTAGGGTGTATCTCAATGCTGGTTTAAAACCCAACCTAAAAAGTGATTTCAAACCCAAACAGACATCTAAGATAATAAATGTGgtgcagtatttttaatttgaactggctgtatttttaaacctgttttatataaaaatatgtgcaTAATGGGTGATATGATGAGGTGTTTTTTACTAagtcaggtttttttaagtcaGTTTACTACTCAATACAAACTGGCCTTGCACTGAGtagtaaatattttcagttataCAAGGCACTCAGGAGATTTTTCTGCAAACCTTTGTATTTTAGTCaactaaaactgaaaaaatgtgAAGTTATTGTACCAGAAATAGCCAGGAAACAATGACTTCTGCCAGAAGAGAGATTTAATGttactttttaaatgaagtaTGTTCTAAATTATTACACTCATGACTAAGCTCTAGACTCAACTGTTGAGGTGATGTCATTTGGATGCTCTGCCCAAATTTCCTTGccatttctccagcctctccttctGAGGGGCTGGATGTGTAACTGGGCCCATCCAGCACTCACACAAACACATCTCCATGTCAGAATTCCTGAgtcccattccctgttcctgcagctgatctgttctgccccatccctggcaggtATTTGGGGCCGCTGGCTCTGCTTTGTCCCCTTTTGCTGCTTTAGCAGATCCCTGGCCAGAGGGGTGGGAAGAAGTGAAGCAGTGGAGCTGAACGAATTCCCTGGAAAACCTTCAGCTGCCCGTGAGGCCCAGCAGGTCAGTGACCAGGGACTGCAGGATGAAGTCTGGGATTTGCAtcccaaagcaaagcagctgccCCAGTTTCATGGGCTGAGCTGAGAGCTGGCTTTGGGGAAGCTGTGAAGGTGGACATGGAGCCAATTTCTGAGTCACCTCAGGCAAGGTTGGACACTGCAGTGCAGAATGTCCTGGAGAAAGAACATTCCCACACTGGCAGAGGGGTGGATGCAGTGATCTAATCATGGCCTCGTTCATAGCTGGGATTAGAGTCTGTCCTGCACAGAAACATGGCAGTGGCTCCACATTCCCTCCTCCAACACTGCAGAACCTCAGCCAGAGTTATTACAAATGTCATCCCCTTCTGAAAAACCTGGAGTGTGCAAGAGGGACCTCTGAACAGCAGCTATTTGTCCCTAGGTCCATGTTTAGGGAGGAGGCAGACACAACACTTGGTTGCAGGCACACCCTTGGAAAACCCTTCCTATAAACTCCATTTATTGGATGTAGAAGTTATTTCAACTTCTGGGTGCAATTTGGGAAGTGGGTGATGCCTTACACAGCGTTCTTGAGGCAGGAAAGCCAAAAATTAGCTCATCCCACTTCCTGGAGGAGTCAGTGGCTACAGTggggcccagagcagctggggctgcccctgcaggggTGCAATGGGATGGGGTTTAGGGTCCCTtgccacccaaaccattccccATTCCATGTTCTCTGAAGTGGCACAGGAATCACTTATGATGCTCTGAACATGGATTCAGCATTCCCAGATTCCAGTTTCATGGCCAAGTGTTTTCCACCACCTTTACCTATTATCATTCCTCCTGTCTGTCTCCAGCTGACACATGGTGATCCTTACACATAAAACTGGAATTAACACATCAAAATTCACCATTTGTTTAAATGGCCTCCCTAAATCAGGTTAATTAGCTGTGATTAGAGCCAGGCTCATTCCTGGCCCCACCTGAGGTAAGCAGCTTCACCTGGGATCACTCAGGCTGGGATTTAAGCAGGAAAGAAGCCAAGCAGCCCCTCCTGGAGGGCTGGAAATGGTTTCTCTTCTTGCCACAGAGGCTCTTGCAGAGACAGAGAAGGTTAGCAGCAGTTTAATACCTCTGTGGGGAGGGAAATGTGTTACCTGGAGAATCCCTCACATTCTCCTGCTCAAGAAAACTTCCAGAGACTGAAAGGAGCCCCAAGGCCTGGAGAACCAACcttccaccagctccagggaggaTTTGTTCCTGGCAGAGTCCCAGGTAAGGCTGCTCCTTTGGCCTGGAGTAGAGATAATGCTGCTCCATTTACTCACAGAGCACGTGGGATTCCTTACTTGGTGTAAACTTGCTTCTAATTCAACTGTGTtacatttaattctttttatgGAACTGTGTGAGAACGATGCATTTAATggtgagagaaaaaaacctgaagtttAAAACTTTAATGAATAGGTGTGTGAAAAACCCTGCAGCTTGACAAGAATTGTGTTGGGGCttaatgcaataaaataatgaGTCTGGTGTTTGTGCTTGAAAAAGGCTATTCCTGCTCTGTCTGTAAATTTAAATTCTCATGGAAACAGGGGTTTGAATTAAGGCAATGCTGTTGAATTAAGGCTGCACCTAACAGTGCTGTAAGTATTTGCTAGTAGACATTTACTACTGGCTCTCTCTTAGGGTCTCTGGTAACTCTTCCCTGCATGGTTCCCAACCAGCCAGGAATTGCAGGtcattttcagtggaaaagcTAAAGTTGGATTTACATGGGAGCCAGTTTCTAGGATCTGGAGgaagctgaaaacaaaagatATGTTACAGGTTGTAAAAAGTGTTATTTTAAGCAAAATGAGCTCAACAATTTCCCTTTGAAGGCACAGTCAGGCTGCAACACCTTCCAAATATAGCTGACTTCCTGAGGGGTGTGTGGtggtgcagcagtgctgtgtggggctggtgctgtgcacagagaaaaatcaggatttttcaAGGAGCCTGACCTTTACAGAACACAGCAGTGATGTGCAGGAATTTCCCCCCTGTGAGGAACTGAGCATGTGACTAAATTCTGCTGTTCTCTAAGGTGGCATCTGCCAAATACAGGAAACGTGGTGTTCAAAAACCATTTTTAGCACAAGTGAGATAACCTGACACCGTGTGCCAAGGTTACCTGGTTCTCTGCAAGGGTTACACTGAGTCAGGGCCCACCTTCACCTCAGTTCTGATGGGGAATGAGAACTCCTCAAAAAgctgcattaaaaaatgcaggTTAATAATTCTCGTCCTGGTTTTACTGAGTCCCAGCAAGCACCTTGCAGACACAGCAGCCTCTCAGGGCTTTCAATCATTCCACAGTTagtggctgtgggaagggagaagccacagcagtgggaaatgggacatcagggagcagagaggtgTTGGAAGGTTGGTGGTGGGATGAGGCTTTGTGAATAAGAAATTCCAGGCCAAGCACTCCTGAAGAGTTTTAGCTTCCTACATTTGCTGCAGCTGTTTGTGTGATTAGAAAGGTAATTAAAGGTTTTCAAGTAAATGGAAGGATCTACCCTTGTAACCacagcatttccttttctgatgaCTGTAAGGCTAAAGTGATTTTTCCAAATTCTAACTCTACCTGATATTCAGCTTCCTCAGGAAATTATCTGGGGTTGCCCATTCTTTGCACTGTtgtaaataaaatctgtggTTTCCATGTACTCAAGTGGGGTTTTCTGTAGCCCTTGAATGTTTGACATGGCTCCTTTGCCAAATCTCATCTCTGCACTTGCTATTCTTCTCCTTagttcaaaaatttaaaaaacaaaccaaaaatcctCTACAACAAATGTGGAATTTAACCTTTGCTTCTACACTGAAGCATGTATCAGTCTGATAAAGCTGATAATTACAACCTATTTCCTACTAGAGTTTGGTAGAACAAACTTTGAGTTTTCATTGCAACCTGCAGGATTAatggaatatttaaatatttatcaaatTATTGGTAGAGTGCAAGttaaagcagagaggaaacaggAGCAGGTGCTGGAACAGGAGCAGTTTTACACAGAAAtcctttcctgtgagggtggtgaggccctggcacagagaagttgtgggtggaactgtccaaggccaggctgggtgagcttggagcagcctggcacagagggcaagctgagctttaaggtccctcccgACCCAAAGCACGGCAGCATTCTGTGATAGATCTCACCCGCTGCCTGTGACCTCAAGGGGGGATGACAGCAAGGCCTGGGCCCTGCTGGTCCTGGGGAAGGTGCCAGAGCGTGCAGCCGGGCCTGTGCTGGCCCTTTGAGCTGCTCCCTTGgagctccccagcctgcagggccCAGCCAGGCCCGGGGCACCTACCACCCTTCATCACCACGTTGGACCAGACGTTGGCGTTGAGGGCCTGCACGATGCGCTTCACTCCCGTGGACTCGGGGAAATCATCTGCACCAAAACACAGAGAGGGCTCTGAGAACTgctgcaaacagctccagaCACCACCCCGTgcctccagagctgggctgaaggCCTCTCCTGGCTTCTCACAATCATTGCCAACTCTGCTCCTGGTACAAAACATGGATTTGTCACCTTTGATTGGTGAGAGGCCAAGCAAATGTAAATTAATGCCTCATtcttgggctgagctgccagggatCAGGAACTGTGGGCTCAGCATTTTGGAGGTATCTAAATTAGGGATAATGAATTGTGGCCTCAGCATTTTGCAGGTATCTAAATCCTTTTGGTTAAATATTTAGCAGGAGGCCTACATTAAGTAACATCTTTATAGcatattataaaattataatatacTTTAAtatgtttataaataataataaataacaaatcAGTAAATTATAACAAATAATATGGCAGTATATTATACTTTATAGtacatatataaattttatagcAACAGACAAGAAACTTGAATCTTTCACCCCAAGATGTTTTACAATGCTTTACAGCATAGAAATGTATTAGAAAATAGAtaccagaattatttttctttcttttagaaagaaaagaggtGTGATGCCTgtaaaaaatggaaaggaatATTGCAAAGCTGTCCCCACAATATCTTACTCCAAAAGTTCCAGTAATCCCAGGAATTACAGGAACTTGAAAGCCCAGGGAAAGCattattcagattttaatttatttactgAATAGATCTGACACCACTTTGGATCAAGTcagttttcccatttcctcAGTTTAGTCAGCTTCCCATGTTTGTGCAGGttgacaaaggaaaaaaaaaaccacccaaacaaTCCTTTGGATACAAAACTGTTTTTGTTTAGAAATCAAGCTCAAGTGACTCAGGGATCAGGTGCAGTAACTGAAACTGCCTTTAGAAATGCATTTGAGGCTGAAATCAGATGTGTTGCCCTCTGTGATGATGCTGTTTGGTTTGATATCAGAGTCATTATCAAGAGTCCCAGTTTAGAGctcttgtcctggctgtgcaAACAACTGacaatgagtcaaaacaaaaGTTCCAGCTTATTTGAGATGAGCTGCCTGAAATGTCAGAATTTTGAGCAGAGATTGGCCCAGTGTGTTTACAGCATCTGTTGTGCCTTTTGTAACTCACCCAGAATGTTTGGGGGGTAAATAAGTTACTCACAGGAACACAGTTCCTCCTCTGCATGACTCACAGTGAATCAACTACCAGATTAAACAGCTAGGAAAGAACATGTATCCCAATATTCCACAAATTAACATCCTGACTTGTTATTACTCCCATTAAAGAAATGGTAAAGAGCTTGTTCCTGTAAATGGTAAAGAGCTTGTTCTTTACAAGAATTATTCAATAGAAAAATAACTTGATTAAAGGgtactatttttaaagcaatttgtATTTGTTTAGTCTAAGGAGTCTTCACTTCCGATTTTCCCAGTTTCTGTGAATCAAATCTGTAAATCTCCCTCCTTGACTTaaagggaaacatttttaaaggcatgctggggagagagggacaCCTCTCAGCTCCTCAAGATCCAATTTTAGTAGCCTTTAaatggggggaaaggggagggatGTGTTCCAGTGAGGGTTTTATAGTGAATTATTTTTGGTGGCTGCAATGTGCTTGGAGAACCTGAAATAGAGCAAATGTTAGTGACTGATTCCTCTCCAGCCCGCAGTTATCTCATTTTACTCCAGAGAGGTAAggtgaaaatgcttttttgtgTCACTGAAGTGAGGAGATAAGGCTGATGCTGATAAGGCTGTCAGGAAATGCACAGTCACTTTTCAAGAGTGGAACACCACACTTCTGACTCttcttgctggttttgtttttcaagttaTAAATGTTGGGCAGCCAGTGATTCTGAAACTGGTTTATTTCCTGTGTAACAACTCCTGTTgctctgaaatgcttttaacAACCTGCCATTTTCAGCCTATCATGTCACTGTTTGTACCAAGATAGCACAAAATAGTTTTCAAGtctttttaaaaccagaatttttctGCCATCATgcacaaaaatgtttctttagGTTGATTTTCCAAGTTGAATATAAACTTCTGATGTATCAATACAGTCTTAGGGCAGTGCCAAAAAAGGAGCAGATATTATTTTGACGTAGGTGCTgcacaaacagcagctggaTTTGGGAGGGGACAGATGGAATTTCTCAGAGGAAATaacctcctccccctcctgaCCTTTTCTAGCTGAGACTCAGCCCCACCAACCCGAGCATTCCATGCTGTAATCATGGGGCACATCAACAACTGCAAGGGGCATAACTTTACTGCAAAGGTGTTTTTGGGGCACTTTTCATTCTCAAAATGGCAAGAGAAGCAGCAGACCTACCATCTTCAtcaggcagctcctcagggctgagctctACCAGCTCAAAGCCATGCTTGATGCACCATTCTTGAGCTTTCTGTCTGTTTACACCTAAATTGGGAGACAAAAATGGGTATTAAAGGTGCAGATTTGAGACCAGTACCAGCATATTTATCAGAAGATTTAGCTGTGTTTTATTCCCTCAAAGTGGTTTGCTTGCTCTGGAGTGTATGGGAAATGTAGAGCAGCTGGCATGGATCCTCCATTCACTGTGGCTTCCAAAAATAGAGTTAAACTCCTCCTTGGAACTGAGGAATAGAATCAAATGGTTTTGCAGAGGGTACAATCAATGTAGGTGTGAATGAAGACTTCTGTTAACTCTGGGTCTGACACTGAAttgagctgcagggacacatctgCACCTCCCAGCTTGCTGCTGTCTAGAAACACAGCAAATGTGTGTGCTCAATGTCCAAATGCCAAAAAAATGGCATCAACAACCAAGTGCTCCCCATGTTTTTCAGCAGGATCGTGCACATCCAGCACCAGGAATGTCTTTTAGTCCCCCTGCAgtggcaggacagagctgactctgagcaatctggtaAAATTCTGATTGTGTTCTAACCACATCCCACTGAaggcttcagctgctgctcccctgagcTCTCCAGGCCGGTCTCACCCAGACTCGGAGAGGTAATTGTTGATGTAATTAGAAAGTCAATTATTATGCAGGCTAATGGCTCTAAGTGAGGGTGGGAGTTCTTTGGCTCTCCTACCGTTCTCAGACACCCTGTCACAAACCAGGATCATCACTTCTGGCAGCCACTCTTCTGTCAGGGGCAGCCATTCAGAGACACCCTCCAGTCCAGTTTtctgcaggggaaaagaaaagtgTTCTTTGGAATACATCCTGCAATACTTTAGTTTTTAATAGTATTAGAATTGAATTATATAACGAAATAGGCTTTTTTTGTCTCAACCTTCTGGTTTCTGCTTTTTACcagttttcactgctgctggttTAGTAAAAACAATTTGGGGTGAAATGCCCTGAATTTTATGTTTAGCTCCCTAAATTTTATCTGTCCTAAAGGAGCCTttaagaagcagcagcagctaggAATAAAGCTGGCAGATGGATTTGCCATGGTGGCATAATGGCTCCTGAAAACCCCTCTtccagctggaggagaggagtTGAGAGACAAGGAAACTGCTGCTATTGTTAGCAGGGAAATGGAATATTTAGTATTGAATATTGATCTTCTGCCAATGAACAGAACAGCTTAGAGGGGATGGGTGGAGATTCTGCTTTATGGTTCTCACTGTGCTAAGGCAGGAGAATGAAGCAGAAGAGCCCTTACTGTTGTGCTGTCAAAGTACACAAGGAATGCCTGCACAGCCTCAGCGATCTCTGCAGTCACGTGGAATGTGTTTGGGACCACACAGAGATGAATATCTGCAGAATAGTATTTGTTATCTATCGTCCAGGGGTAGAAATTCACTCTTCCACTTGTTACTGCACCCACAGAAAGGTCATCTGTTCCTGTGATACCTGCAGGACACAAAACGGGTGAGGaggagaggaacagcagcagcaagaaaatCATTTGTCTAGAAAAGTACAGAGCCAATGCAGATCCATCTTTACTATAATAAACCAGTACATAATCAAGATCTTTAAAAATTCAACTCAATTTGTTACTCTGTCCCAGATTTTATTGCTcagctttcaaaataatttattttctagttttcaatataaaatatgacccagaagctgcagaaagccttttgttttcctggaaatgCCCTTTTAAGTGTTAACCTCAAACTTGGTACCTGTAAACAGGATGTATGGAGAGAAAACCTAAGCTTTATTACAACCCTTGCATGCTCTTTGAGATGTAAAGATCTGTTTAACTGTGACTAAGAGCTGAAGGTAACTAATGAGAAAATAGACCCAGTTCCTACGATGCAGCTGTAATTCCCATGAAATTCCATGTAGGAGCTCCAGCATTAAAAtccagtgctgtgctcaggtgCTGTCAAGCTCTGCCCTCCAAGGCAGGGACCTTCCCAGGaacactcctggagctggagcagagctgggagcagagcatcCCATTATTCCTTGAGGGAAAGGCCAGGAAATCTTGTTCAGGCTGGATGAACTCGTGGACACTTTGGAACACAGGtcaattatttataaaatggaCTGAGTCATCCAGAATtgcctggggcaggagaagagttaaagaataaagccCATGGCTTTTCAAGGATTTGTATTTTAAGGTACTGAcagttcctggagctgctggaacaggctgttcCCCAAATAGTCTGGAGATGAATTTGAATTTATCTGTATCTGATTAGTAAAGAGACAGGAAAGCC
This genomic interval carries:
- the AAGAB gene encoding alpha- and gamma-adaptin-binding protein p34; its protein translation is MAAAARPLALLTSCAAGFAPEELVKRITGTDDLSVGAVTSGRVNFYPWTIDNKYYSADIHLCVVPNTFHVTAEIAEAVQAFLVYFDSTTKTGLEGVSEWLPLTEEWLPEVMILVCDRVSENGVNRQKAQEWCIKHGFELVELSPEELPDEDDDFPESTGVKRIVQALNANVWSNVVMKGDRTQGFGLLSTLAGANRSRGCGETPETESNPSPGEREESQSDGGEDGAGTHSLEPDSAADPMLDMDIQELASLTTRDGDLENFERLFSKLKEMKDKAATLPHEQRKLHAEKVAKAFWMAIGGDRDEIEGLSSDEEN